The Prunus persica cultivar Lovell chromosome G8, Prunus_persica_NCBIv2, whole genome shotgun sequence genome includes a region encoding these proteins:
- the LOC18767053 gene encoding protein trichome berefringence-like 7: MMEIVRNVNLDLFVQFRIFYKRVLNFGNEMMRGHGKIWGFQTINGLVAIGSLVSFVVAMSCAFLYLFPRVPPVVHSYGISNSTTSVEKCNVFEGRWIPDESYPLYNASQCPFAEIGFNCLANGRKDKGYAKWRWKPKNCDIPRFDVRAVLETLRGKRIVFVGDSLGRTQWESLICLLMTGVEDKTSVYEVNGNKITKRIRFLAVRFSSFDLRIDFYRSVFLVQPASAPNRAPKRVKSTLRVDKLDEISKEWIDSDILVFNSGHWWTPSKLFEMGCYFQEGKSLKLGMPITTAFKTALNTWSSWAETMINTNRTSVFFRSFETSHWSGRNHNSCKVTRHPLSSPKGRDQSSISNIIIKIVRKMTVPVTVLHVTPMVAFRSDGHVGTWSDNPSVPDCSHWCLPGVPDMWNEILLSYLLPGNDVSLQ; the protein is encoded by the exons aTGATGGAGATAGTGAGAAACGTTAATTTGGACTTGTTTGTTCAATTCAGGATTTTCTACAAaagggttttgaattttggtaaTGAGATGATGAGGGGTCATGGTAAAATCTGGGGTTTTCAAACAATCAATGGACTAGTTGCAATTGGCTCATTGGTGTCCTTTGTTGTTGCCATGTCATGTgcatttttgtatttgtttccCAGGGTTCCCCCAGTGGTTCATAGCTATGGAATTTCTAATTCCACTACTTCTGTTGAAAAATGTAATGTTTTTGAAGGAAGATGGATTCCAGATGAAAGTTACCCTTTGTACAATGCCTCACAATGTCCATTTGCAGAAATTGGATTTAATTGCTTGGCTAATGGGCGGAAAGATAAGGGTTATGCTAAATGGAGGTGGAAGCCAAAGAATTGTGATATTCCTAGGTTTGATGTGCGTGCAGTTCTTGAAACACTTCGTGGGAAACGGattgtttttgttggtgaCTCTTTAGGTAGAACACAGTGGGAATCTTTGATATGTTTACTCATGACAGGGGTGGAGGATAAGACGAGTGTTTATGAAGTGAATGGGAATAAAATCACTAAGCGGATTAGATTTTTAGCCGTTCGGTTTAGTTCGTTTGATCTCAGAATTGACTTTTATCGGTCAGTTTTCCTAGTGCAGCCGGCTTCAGCTCCAAACCGAGCACCAAAGAGGGTTAAGTCAACGCTCAGAGTTgacaaattggatgaaattagCAAAGAATGGATTGATTCtgatattttggttttcaattCAGGGCACTGGTGGACACCAAGTAAACTTTTTGAAAT GGGCTGCTATTTTCAAGAGGGTAAATCACTGAAGCTTGGAATGCCAATCACCACTGCCTTCAAGACAGCTTTAAACACTTGGTCATCTTGGGCTGAGACAATGATCAATACAAACAGAACAAGTGTATTTTTCAGGAGTTTTGAGACATCCCATTGGAG TGGCCGTAACCATAATTCATGCAAAGTAACTCGACATCCTTTGTCAAGCCCTAAGGGAAGGGACCAAAGCTCAATTTCAAACATCATTATCAAGATTGTGAGGAAAATGACCGTCCCTGTAACTGTTCTGCATGTTACACCTATGGTAGCATTCCGAAGTGATGGCCATGTGGGTACTTGGAGCGATAATCCATCAGTGCCTGATTGTAGCCATTGGTGCCTACCTGGTGTACCTGATATGTGGAATGAAATTCTCTTGTCATATCTGCTACCCGGGAATGATGTTTCCCTTCAATGA